CCTTCTGGGAGATGTGCTGGAGCGGCCAGGCATGGCCGGCCTGAGCCAGCGCCTGTTCGTGCTCGGGCGGCCGAACCTGGAGCGCCAGCTGGCCCATCCCACCGTGCGCGGGATTGCCGCCGGCGATCTGGAGCCGGCGCGGTTCCGTGCCTGGCTGGTGCAGGACTATCTGTTCCTGCTCGACTACGTGCGGCTGTTCGCCCTCGCCGCCGCCCGAGCGCCCGATACCGACACCCTCGGCCGCCTGGTCGACCTGGCGCATTCCACCTTCCACCAGGAGCTGTCGCTGCACCGCGGCTACGCCGCCGAGTTCGGCCTTGGCGAGGCCGACCTGGACCGAGCCGAGAAGTCGCCCGCCTGCGCCGCCTCCACCGACTTCCTGCTCCGCACCGCCGCGACCTCCGACTTCGCCGAGGTGCTGGCCGCCCTTCTGCCCTGTATGTGGGGCTACTCCGAGCTGGGCCAGTCACTGGCCGCGGAGGGCATGCCGGCCGACCCCCACTATCGACGCTGGATCGATACCTACGCCGACCCGGACTTTGCCGCCCTGGCCGCCTGGTGCGCGGCCCTGCTGGACCGGGCGGCCGACGGCCTCCCAGCGGCCCGCCTGGCCGCCTGCGAGCGCGCCTTCCTGACCAGCCTCCGCCACGAACTCGCCTTCTGGGACGCTTGAAAAGAAGTCGCGACACCAGACGGCATGCCGCGCAGGACTAATCCCGGATGCGGCTGGACGAACAATGACCTGGCGGTGCCAGGCCTCCAGTGGGCGAAGGGGGACTTGAACCCCCACCCCCTTGCGGGGACATGGCCCTCAACCATGCGCGTCTGCCTATTCCGCCACTCGCCCTTGTTCCGGCCCCTGCTTACGCCCTCAACCTCCGAGGAGCCGTTCTATCGGGTTGCTCAGGCTCTATCGCCGCTGTTCAGGTCGCCGTGGCCTCCGCAATTGGTGGCCCAAGGCGACTCGGAGTGACTCAGTGGAAATGGATTTCCGATCAAGTATTGGATCACCGTCATTTCCAGCGGCAGGGTATTGCTCAAGCTAATCGCTAGGCGCTGATGGGTGCGATCCTCACCGGCCCGAAGGGCCGGTGCTGCCCGACGCGGCGGCCTTGTAGGCGGTGATGGTCGGCTTGGCGTTGCGATCCTCACCGGCCCCGAAAGGCCGGTGCTGCGCGGTAGATGTCCTTTCCGGATAAGTTGGCGGACAGGCTCGCCGCCGACGTGCATTTCGCCAACTAGGTCCGGTCCCTGAGCAGGTGGGTTGTTCGGACCAAGATGGCGAAATCGGCAACGCTGATGGAGGGGCTGGTGGCCGAGCGCCACCCCGACCGGCCGGTACCGCCCGATGGCCGGGACGGCCGCGGCCCGGGCGGTTGTGCATCTGCTGGCCACTGCCATCGAGGAGGGCCGGGACCTGTCCTCGATGAG
This region of Actinomycetota bacterium genomic DNA includes:
- the tenA gene encoding thiaminase II, yielding MAGLSQRLFVLGRPNLERQLAHPTVRGIAAGDLEPARFRAWLVQDYLFLLDYVRLFALAAARAPDTDTLGRLVDLAHSTFHQELSLHRGYAAEFGLGEADLDRAEKSPACAASTDFLLRTAATSDFAEVLAALLPCMWGYSELGQSLAAEGMPADPHYRRWIDTYADPDFAALAAWCAALLDRAADGLPAARLAACERAFLTSLRHELAFWDA